The following DNA comes from Candidatus Angelobacter sp..
GGGCAGATCGGTCAGCCGCGTCTCCAACTCCAATGCCTCCGTGAGCGATTTGGCGATGACCGCGCAGTAAAGCACCGATTTATCGGCGGAATCGATCAGCTTCTGCTCGAACACGACGGCGGGCAGCCCCTTGCTTTGCATGTGCAGCAGGTTGTAATCGAAGTATACGCGGTGAAATTTCACCAGCGACAGCACGCACAACGCGACCGTGATTCCCGCAACCAACAGCGGGCGTTCGAGCCATAGCTTTTCGAGGCGAGCGCGTTTTTCGATTTCCCGGGAAAATGTGTGATCAAGCACGTTTTGACGCCCGCGCAACAGCAACACCGGCAGCAGCGTCATCATGGGAACAAGGCAGATCAACAACCCGCCGCCGCTGATGATTCCCATTTCCTGAATACCCTTGAAATCCGTGAACCACATCGCCAGAAAAGCGCCCGCCGTCGTGAAGCAACCCGTGAAAATTCCCTGACCGGTATAAACGATCGCCTTTTCCAGCGCCTGCCGCTCGGTTTTTCCCTGACGCAGTTCCTCCTCATAGCGCGTGACCAGATGCACGCCGAAATCGATCGCGATGCCGATTAACATGGGCAGAAACGTGATCGTGAGAATGTTCAGATGTCCAATCACCAATGTCGCGAATGCCATCGTGTAAGCCAGCCCGGCGATCAGGCAAATGGTTGCCTTGATGGGTCTTCCCGATTCGCTGTAACCGTAAATGAAGATCACCGCAACGAGCACCAGTGACACGATCGTGGCCACTGTGGTGTCGTGCTGCGACTGCGCCATTTCGTCGTATTCCAGGACCGGTTCGCCGGTGATGCCGACGTTGATTCCCGGCACCTCGGTTTTGGTTTGTGCCACGAGTTCGCGCAACCGCTCCACCGCTCTGTCGTTCACGGCATCGTTTTTCGCGCGGGCCGTCACGATATAAATGCGCCCCTCCGCAAACGTGACGTAGATTTGCTGCTCCGCCTCCTTGCCGGCGTTGAACAAGGCCGTCAGACCGGGCGAGGGCGGCGTTCCGGGACGCTGCAAACTGTCCGCAGCCTGCGAGATGATGCGCTCCATCGCCGGCAGTGCCTTGACCAGCGATTCGTTCTCCGCGTTCTCTTCGCGCTTGGCGGTGCGGAATTGCTGGTTCACCAGCCGAAACAGGGAATTGAGGTTGGTCGCCTGGACGAACTGCTGGATGAACGGCCGGTAATCACGCAGGGTTTGCAGCAACTCCTTCAAATCCTTTTCCGGAAAAAACAGCAACGCTTTCTTTCCCAGCATCGTGACGTCGTTGTTGTAGATGACGTCGGTGAACAGATTCGTTTCCTGGCCCAGCCGATCGCCAAGCCGCTCCACGAACTGGCGGTTCTTCTCCATGTCCTCGCTTTCGACCACCGCCACCAGTTCGTCCTGCGCAAGAAACTCCTTTTTGTAGTGAAGATAATTCTTGTGGTACTGTTTTTCGGCGCCCACCAGATCGTCGCGGCTCGTGTCAAACTCCAGCTTCGCCACCGTGTAAACGATCGAAACGACGAACAGGATGAGCTGCGGATAGAAAAACAGCCGCGGATAATGATAAACGGCGTTCGACAGCCAGCGTAGCACGCGGACGGCAATCGAATCAGTCGTCGAATTCATGGCGGATTCAGGCGGTGAATGGTCTCATCAGCGAGGGGCGTTCAAAAACTCCGCGTTTGAATGCACTTCCTTCACGTCGTCATGTTCCTCCAGCGCGTCAATCAACCGGTTGACCGCAGCGCCATCGGCTTCGTTCACCGGGACGGTCGAGATTGGCGACCAGGTCACTTCCGCCGCGGCGCATTTGACGCCTTTCGATTCGATCTGCCCGTGGACCGCCTCGAAGCTCGCGGTACCCGTGATGATTTCGTACCCCTCTGGTTCAGTTTTGAAATCCTCGGCACCCGCGTCCAGCGCCAGTTCCATCAACCGGTCTTCGTCAGCCGCCTCGCGCGATACGATGATTTCTCCCTTGCGATGAAACAGGCGTGTGACCGATCCAGCGGTGGCGATGCTGCCGCCGTTCTTCGTCAGCAAGCTCCGGATCTCCGCAGCCGTCCGGTTTCGGTTGTCGGTGCTCAACTCCACCAGCAAGGCGACGCCGTGCGGGCCGTAGATTTCATAGGCGAGGTCTTCGAAATTTGCCGTATCACCGCCGCCGGCGCCCTTCTTGATGGCGCGGTCAATGTTGTCCGAAGGCATGTTCGCCGTGCGGCACTTCAGCAGCGCCATGCGCAGGCGTGGATTCATGTCGGGATCGCCGCCGCCCAGCTTGGCCGCCACGGTGATTTCGCGCGACAGCTTCGCGAAGATACGCGCCCGCTTCGCGTCAATCGCGCCCTTGAAATGTTTGACCTTCGCCCACTTGCTGTGGCCCGCCATACCTCAAAAAAACTCGCTCAAGTCGCGCCCGCGGTTTCAACAAACACTGCCGTGCCGTAGCACAACACTTCCGTAATGCCTGCGGCGATTTCCGTGGCGTCGTAGCGCACGCCGACGACCGCGTTCGCGCCGAGTTCGCCTGCGTGAGCGAGCATTTGACGGAACGCGTCATCACGCGCCCGTTCGCACAGCGTGGTGTAGAGCGAGATGTTGCCGCCGAACAAACTCTGGATGCTCGCGCCGATGTTGCCGACGATGGACCGCGAACGAACGACAATGCCGCGCACGACCCCGAATGACTTGGAGATGCGATAGCCGGGCAGATCGAACGCGGTCGTCGTCAACGGATGCGTCTGGCTCATAAATGGTGAACGGATTGAACACGAAAGAACCGACAAGAAGAAGTTCTATTTTCTCAGCGGTCGCTAATAGCAAAGGCTCTTCCTTTGAAAAGGCTTTTTCGCTGAACGTCGTACGTTTACGAACGTCACGCGATGGCGGCGCGTTGACTGTTCTGTCGCGCTGAGTTGATTAACTTAAACCCGCAAAAAATCGAATCGGTTTCTTGTTCCGACAATCTTTCAAGGCCGAATTGTCCAACGCAGAGGTCATTCATCGAGTAAAGCGCAGTTTGAGAAGATCGCAAAACTTTGCTGCACACGTCGCATACGTTTACACGTGCGGGAATCCGGTAAACCGCGGGAAGCCATCTGCTCAAATACCATTGGCCTTTAAGCTGGGTTACCCAAAAGCTATTTACAGTTGGAAGGTTGGGAATACCCGCGGAAATGACAAGTTGGTCCAGGTTTTGGAAGAACGTAAAAAACCCCCGCTGTTCAAGGTATTTAACCAATGCGTCGTACATGACTCTACTTAACCTGCACGGCGTCGGCGTCAATTGCACGCTGCTCCGATCACGCGAACAAATCCAGGATCGGCTTCCCTTCGCCGTCGCGGGTCACGTAGAACGGGCGCTTCTCGATTTCATACGAGAGTTTCGGCGGAATGCCCATGGCATGAAACAACGAGGCGTGCAGGTCTTCGATGACGACCCGTTTTTCAATGGTCTTGAAGGGCCGTTCGTCCGCCGTCAGACCGTGCAGGTAACCCTTCTTTATCCCGCCGCCGAAGAGCAGGACGCAGCCCGCGTCGGTGAAATGCCGGTGCATGCCATAGTTTTTTTCGTCGTCAATCACGTCGGGGACCGGGACCTGGTCTTTCACCTTCTTGTCCGGCTTGCCTTCGATGAGCGCGTCGCGGCTGAACTCGCTGGCGAGAACGATCAGCGTCCGGTCCAGCAAGCCGCGCTCTTCGAGATCGAGAACGAGCTGCGATACGGGCGAGTCAATGGACTTTTTCATGTTCACCATTTTCTCGTGGCCGTGCTCGTGCGTGTCCCAGTTGAGGAACGGAATGTATTCGGTGGTGACCTCGATGTAACGCGCGCCGACTTCGGCAAGCCGGCGGGCCAGCAGACAGCCCAGGCCAAAACGTCCGATGGTGGCCGCCTCGTAGCTTCCCGAGCGGTCAATCGCGGCGTCGAATCGTTTGCCCGGATCGTATTCCTGCCAGTATTTGCGGATGTGTTCCGCCGGCTCCTGGGTCAGATCAAACGCCTTCGCGGCCGGTGAGCTGAGCAGCCGGTGCGCGTTGTCGACCGAGCGGAGCAACGATTCCTTCTGGTAATCGCTGCCATAATCCCCCACCGGGCTTTGCGCGAGGAGCTTTCTGTAAAACTTGTCGCGGCTTTCAAACCTCGACGGGCTCATACCTGCCGGCGGGCGCACGGCATCGGCGGCCTGTTCGGGATACGGAATGTTGAAAGGACCGTGTTCGCTGCCCAGAAAACCGGCGGTTGTGAACGCCTTGAGTTCCTCGCCTTCACCGAGGTCGAAGCGCTGGCCGATGTTGATGAACGCCGGCACAGCGGGGTTCTTCGGACCCAACGTGCGGGCGATGATCGCGCCAAGATGCGGCGCGGCGACCGTCTGCGGCGGCGCGTAGCCGGTATGCCATTGATACTGGTGCCGCGAATGGAGAATGAAACCGAGGTCGCCCGCCGTGTAGCTGCGTATCAACGTGCCGCGGTCCATGACGCGAGCAATCTTTTCCAGACCGGCGGTAAACTTGATGTGGTCCACTGCCGTGTCGATCGTCGGGAATGTGCTGAACAATCCGGACGGCTTCATGCCGCGCTCGAACGGGGTGTAGCGCTTGGGATCGAAGGTCTCCGTCTGCGCCATGCCGCCGGCCAGCCAGAGCACAATCAGGGTATCCGCGCTCGGCTTGATCTTTTCTTCAGCTTCGGCCGCGAGCAGCGCACGCGGATAACCCGCGGCCAGCGCCGACAACGTCGCGGCGCTCGTCGTCTTCAAAAAATCTCGGCGGTTCCAGTTGGTTGTCATAGTCATCACCTCAATAGATCAGTTGAAACTCGGGCAACATCGTCATCGCCCAAAGCAAATCCTCCACGCCTTCCTTCTTCACGGGTGTCCCGACCATTTCTTCCGCAAGGCGCAATTCATCCTCCTTTGGTTTCCGTGACAGAGCGCGTTCGTAGATTGCGTTCACCAGCTCGCGGTTGGACTTCGGCCATTCCTGCACGACGTGTTGCGCCCCCCGCTCGAGCAGCCCGGCAAGCGCCGATCCATTTGTCATCTCCAGCGCCTCAAGCGTTGTCGCCGTCGAAGAACGGGTCGTCACGACCTGCTCGCGATTCGGCCGGCCCAGCGCGGTCATCA
Coding sequences within:
- a CDS encoding YebC/PmpR family DNA-binding transcriptional regulator codes for the protein MAGHSKWAKVKHFKGAIDAKRARIFAKLSREITVAAKLGGGDPDMNPRLRMALLKCRTANMPSDNIDRAIKKGAGGGDTANFEDLAYEIYGPHGVALLVELSTDNRNRTAAEIRSLLTKNGGSIATAGSVTRLFHRKGEIIVSREAADEDRLMELALDAGAEDFKTEPEGYEIITGTASFEAVHGQIESKGVKCAAAEVTWSPISTVPVNEADGAAVNRLIDALEEHDDVKEVHSNAEFLNAPR
- a CDS encoding DUF1501 domain-containing protein, whose product is MTTNWNRRDFLKTTSAATLSALAAGYPRALLAAEAEEKIKPSADTLIVLWLAGGMAQTETFDPKRYTPFERGMKPSGLFSTFPTIDTAVDHIKFTAGLEKIARVMDRGTLIRSYTAGDLGFILHSRHQYQWHTGYAPPQTVAAPHLGAIIARTLGPKNPAVPAFINIGQRFDLGEGEELKAFTTAGFLGSEHGPFNIPYPEQAADAVRPPAGMSPSRFESRDKFYRKLLAQSPVGDYGSDYQKESLLRSVDNAHRLLSSPAAKAFDLTQEPAEHIRKYWQEYDPGKRFDAAIDRSGSYEAATIGRFGLGCLLARRLAEVGARYIEVTTEYIPFLNWDTHEHGHEKMVNMKKSIDSPVSQLVLDLEERGLLDRTLIVLASEFSRDALIEGKPDKKVKDQVPVPDVIDDEKNYGMHRHFTDAGCVLLFGGGIKKGYLHGLTADERPFKTIEKRVVIEDLHASLFHAMGIPPKLSYEIEKRPFYVTRDGEGKPILDLFA
- a CDS encoding MMPL family transporter, with the protein product MNSTTDSIAVRVLRWLSNAVYHYPRLFFYPQLILFVVSIVYTVAKLEFDTSRDDLVGAEKQYHKNYLHYKKEFLAQDELVAVVESEDMEKNRQFVERLGDRLGQETNLFTDVIYNNDVTMLGKKALLFFPEKDLKELLQTLRDYRPFIQQFVQATNLNSLFRLVNQQFRTAKREENAENESLVKALPAMERIISQAADSLQRPGTPPSPGLTALFNAGKEAEQQIYVTFAEGRIYIVTARAKNDAVNDRAVERLRELVAQTKTEVPGINVGITGEPVLEYDEMAQSQHDTTVATIVSLVLVAVIFIYGYSESGRPIKATICLIAGLAYTMAFATLVIGHLNILTITFLPMLIGIAIDFGVHLVTRYEEELRQGKTERQALEKAIVYTGQGIFTGCFTTAGAFLAMWFTDFKGIQEMGIISGGGLLICLVPMMTLLPVLLLRGRQNVLDHTFSREIEKRARLEKLWLERPLLVAGITVALCVLSLVKFHRVYFDYNLLHMQSKGLPAVVFEQKLIDSADKSVLYCAVIAKSLTEALELETRLTDLPAVGSVDSMARYLSENQAQKLELVGQVKKELAPIRFAELDDDPVNVPELSRTLWILHGYIGLALGEIEQENSKGGKSGDQELSGNLKSLREAIEQLRQRMLDDPPQAAKKLASFQQALFNDIRETFDALKNQDNSGPLRAEDLPPALRHRFVSKSGDLFLLQVYPKEDVWQRDKQEEFVRELRKIDPDVTGTPVQLFEYTTLLKNSYVQAAWYSLAAIAILVFIHFRSLSCVILSLLPVAVGTIWMVGFMGWFNVPFNPANIMTLPLVIGIGVTSGIHILNRYAEERKPSILAKSTGKAVFISALTTIVGFGSLILAKHQGISSLGCVMAVGTTTCMLAALMFLPATLNLLSHRGWSLDKKKPSDDNAQSTLGREEPR
- a CDS encoding YbjQ family protein, coding for MSQTHPLTTTAFDLPGYRISKSFGVVRGIVVRSRSIVGNIGASIQSLFGGNISLYTTLCERARDDAFRQMLAHAGELGANAVVGVRYDATEIAAGITEVLCYGTAVFVETAGAT